The following coding sequences lie in one Bacilli bacterium genomic window:
- a CDS encoding polysaccharide deacetylase family protein: MNGHFRKTSKLLCGAMLSFWLIFGFAAVGAAANGAGQNAVYLELKQEKLPPSPKTFAHPEQPTVYLTFDDGPSALTPEVLDILKEEKIKATFFVLGNNAQSHPDAIRRIVREGHALGNHTFNHQYAEIYRDFADFWEQIQRTEAIIARVADVRPKLLRAPGGTYNHFDAFYFYYLDQAGYEVYDWNIDSGDSQRKGVPAAEIVANVKKGPFPKEVHVLLHDGAGHAESVKALPDIIRFFKEKGYHFAALNEKVRPVHFPLGPKIPPRNVTAADFRNMLAAIADHESKSESKSESKSPTCLNLVWHDGAQRKTLNLRQAALQNGHFYVPLKDLSDWLDGDIGWNQFSKTATLIYGRHHWQLRPLDGEFFDKTAEMPEIAVRTGAIKLEAGRVRISLRLAAQLFDCEIVSVKISRGTGMIELRDKSAPRQ, translated from the coding sequence ATGAACGGACATTTTCGCAAAACAAGCAAACTGCTCTGCGGGGCAATGTTATCTTTTTGGCTGATATTTGGATTTGCCGCTGTCGGGGCGGCCGCCAATGGCGCCGGGCAAAACGCGGTTTACCTGGAACTGAAGCAAGAGAAGCTGCCGCCGTCGCCAAAAACGTTCGCACATCCCGAGCAACCGACCGTCTATCTCACGTTTGACGACGGGCCGAGCGCGTTGACGCCGGAAGTTTTGGATATTTTAAAAGAAGAAAAAATCAAGGCGACTTTTTTTGTGCTGGGGAATAACGCGCAGTCCCATCCGGATGCAATCAGGCGGATCGTGCGGGAAGGCCATGCGCTCGGAAACCATACGTTTAATCATCAATATGCGGAGATTTATCGGGATTTCGCCGACTTCTGGGAGCAAATTCAGCGCACCGAGGCGATCATCGCCCGGGTTGCCGACGTTCGGCCGAAGCTTTTGCGGGCGCCGGGAGGAACGTACAACCATTTTGACGCCTTTTATTTCTACTATCTCGATCAGGCTGGATACGAGGTATACGATTGGAATATCGACAGCGGCGACTCGCAGCGTAAAGGCGTTCCGGCGGCGGAGATTGTGGCCAACGTCAAAAAAGGGCCGTTCCCCAAGGAGGTGCATGTCCTTTTGCATGACGGGGCGGGACATGCCGAGTCCGTCAAAGCGCTGCCGGATATTATCCGCTTTTTTAAAGAGAAGGGCTACCATTTTGCCGCGCTCAATGAAAAAGTACGGCCCGTCCACTTCCCGTTGGGCCCCAAAATACCGCCGCGCAACGTGACAGCGGCAGATTTCCGGAATATGTTGGCGGCGATAGCCGATCATGAGAGTAAATCCGAGAGTAAATCCGAGAGTAAATCGCCGACGTGTTTAAACCTCGTTTGGCACGACGGCGCACAGCGCAAAACATTGAACTTGCGGCAGGCTGCGCTGCAAAACGGGCATTTTTATGTGCCGCTAAAAGATTTGTCCGACTGGTTGGACGGGGATATCGGCTGGAATCAATTCTCGAAAACGGCCACGCTCATATATGGGCGGCATCATTGGCAATTGCGTCCGCTGGACGGGGAATTTTTCGATAAGACGGCGGAAATGCCGGAAATTGCAGTGAGAACGGGCGCGATCAAATTGGAAGCGGGGCG
- a CDS encoding Gfo/Idh/MocA family oxidoreductase yields the protein MIKIGLIGLGFMGRAHLENYLRLEQEGLPIQVVALCDIDQNKLSGQSSGGNIDAGSSAIDFSRFAKYVSLQEMLEKEQLDMVDITLPTFLHRDVSVQCLRKGLHVLCEKPMALTVRECEEMVRAAEQNGKTLMIGQCLRFWPAYEYLQEVVEKGTYGNAISGYFYRGGGTPTWGAWLTQKEKSGGAMLDMHVHDTDMVNWLFGKPEEVSTQARVVIPGSGYDVVSTHYKYADGKVVNAQADWTLQGDYGFEMGFRVNFEHGNIVFQGNVLKVNPEAAPGFIVDLPPDMGYYYELKYFVEALGNNEPVTKADPRSTMDSIAIVEAEIASADKKGAWVKVAQ from the coding sequence ATGATCAAAATCGGGCTTATCGGATTGGGCTTTATGGGCAGGGCGCACCTGGAAAACTATCTTCGTTTGGAGCAGGAAGGGTTGCCCATTCAGGTTGTGGCGCTGTGCGATATCGATCAAAACAAGCTGTCCGGGCAATCTTCCGGCGGGAACATCGACGCCGGTTCTTCGGCAATCGATTTCAGCCGGTTTGCCAAATATGTATCGTTGCAAGAAATGTTGGAAAAAGAGCAACTGGATATGGTCGACATTACGCTTCCGACTTTTTTGCACCGCGATGTATCCGTGCAATGTTTGCGCAAGGGGCTGCATGTTTTGTGCGAAAAGCCGATGGCGCTCACGGTCAGGGAATGCGAAGAGATGGTGCGGGCGGCCGAACAGAACGGCAAGACGCTGATGATCGGACAATGTCTGCGCTTCTGGCCGGCGTATGAATATTTGCAAGAGGTTGTCGAGAAAGGCACTTACGGCAACGCCATCAGCGGCTATTTCTACCGCGGCGGCGGTACGCCAACATGGGGAGCTTGGCTTACGCAGAAAGAAAAAAGCGGCGGCGCCATGCTGGATATGCATGTCCATGACACCGATATGGTCAACTGGCTGTTCGGCAAACCGGAAGAAGTTTCTACGCAGGCGCGCGTCGTGATACCCGGCAGCGGCTACGATGTAGTGTCCACGCATTACAAGTATGCGGATGGGAAAGTGGTGAACGCGCAGGCCGATTGGACCCTGCAGGGCGATTACGGCTTTGAGATGGGCTTTCGCGTCAACTTTGAACACGGAAACATCGTGTTCCAGGGCAATGTTTTGAAAGTCAATCCGGAAGCTGCCCCCGGTTTTATCGTCGACCTTCCCCCGGATATGGGGTACTATTACGAGTTAAAATATTTCGTTGAGGCGCTCGGCAACAATGAGCCCGTTACGAAGGCGGATCCGCGCAGCACGATGGACAGCATCGCGATTGTGGAGGCGGAAATCGCCTCTGCCGATAAGAAAGGCGCTTGGGTAAAAGTAGCGCAGTAA
- a CDS encoding sugar phosphate isomerase/epimerase family protein → MKKGINIWSFPPNAKIADCIKIAKDAGFDGIELALNETGQLSLESTTEEIQEYRKLAEDTGIALSSLASGLYWDYSLTSSKAEIREKAQSIVKKQLEFASILGVDTILVVPGAVGVDFIPNSEVVPYDRAYDYALEALSRLAGEAKAHQVAIGIENVWNKFLLSPLEMRNFIDQINSDYVGAYFDVGNVVYSGYPEHWIRILNKRIKKVHFKDYRRESGGLSGFVDLLAGDVNYPEVVKALKEVGYDDFVTAEMIPPYTHFTTQIVYNTSASMDAILGRTKR, encoded by the coding sequence ATGAAAAAAGGCATCAACATCTGGTCGTTTCCCCCAAATGCCAAAATCGCAGATTGTATCAAAATCGCCAAAGACGCCGGATTCGACGGAATCGAACTGGCTTTGAACGAAACAGGGCAATTAAGTCTGGAAAGCACAACCGAAGAAATTCAGGAGTACAGAAAACTGGCCGAGGATACGGGGATTGCGCTGTCCAGCCTGGCAAGCGGATTGTATTGGGACTATTCGCTCACGAGCAGCAAAGCGGAAATTCGCGAGAAAGCGCAGTCCATTGTGAAAAAACAGTTGGAGTTCGCGTCCATACTTGGCGTCGATACGATTCTTGTCGTTCCGGGGGCGGTCGGCGTCGACTTTATTCCGAATTCCGAGGTGGTCCCGTACGACCGGGCTTACGACTACGCGTTGGAGGCGCTGTCGCGGCTTGCCGGAGAGGCCAAAGCGCATCAGGTCGCGATCGGCATTGAAAACGTCTGGAACAAGTTTTTGCTTTCGCCGCTTGAAATGCGGAACTTTATCGACCAAATCAACTCGGACTATGTCGGGGCTTATTTTGATGTCGGCAATGTTGTTTATTCCGGTTATCCCGAGCATTGGATCCGCATCTTGAACAAGCGGATCAAGAAAGTCCATTTCAAAGACTACCGGCGCGAGTCGGGCGGATTGTCCGGCTTTGTCGATTTGCTCGCCGGCGACGTGAACTATCCTGAAGTCGTGAAGGCGCTCAAGGAAGTCGGCTACGACGATTTCGTGACCGCCGAGATGATCCCGCCTTATACGCATTTTACGACGCAAATTGTTTACAATACTTCGGCTTCTATGGACGCCATCCTGGGGAGGACAAAACGCTGA
- a CDS encoding AraC family transcriptional regulator, with protein MKFERLTLAESLSIRKLISFHYFEYAKGYMFPGEQHDFWEFLYVDKGEVEVRADERVLELKQGMMIFHKPLEFHTVYVDQAHKPPNLIVIAFECVSPFMNHLENKVLALGDRERNLLSEILQEGFQAFIPPFDNPAVHRLSRNPNAPFAGEQIVKSSLEMLLINLIRQQIANSAGQEPRKLSSMQQEKTEQRIVRQITAYMRNHLAEPLSLDDLCREVHLGKSRLKEIFKAQIGTSAFDYFKRLKIAEAKTLIREEQYNFTEIAAKLGYGSIHYFSKDFKKATGMPPSEYARSAKARAQL; from the coding sequence GTGAAGTTTGAACGGCTGACGCTTGCCGAATCGTTATCGATCCGCAAGCTGATTTCATTCCATTATTTCGAATACGCAAAAGGGTATATGTTCCCGGGAGAGCAGCATGACTTTTGGGAATTTCTCTATGTGGACAAAGGGGAAGTGGAAGTCCGCGCCGACGAGCGCGTCCTTGAGCTCAAGCAAGGCATGATGATTTTCCACAAACCGCTGGAATTTCACACGGTTTATGTCGATCAGGCGCATAAGCCGCCGAATCTCATTGTGATCGCATTCGAGTGCGTATCGCCGTTTATGAACCATTTGGAAAATAAAGTGTTGGCGCTGGGAGACCGGGAGCGCAATCTGCTTTCGGAAATTTTGCAGGAAGGCTTTCAGGCGTTTATTCCGCCTTTCGACAACCCGGCCGTGCATCGCTTATCGCGCAATCCGAACGCGCCGTTTGCCGGCGAGCAAATCGTCAAATCATCTCTGGAAATGCTCTTGATCAACTTGATTCGTCAGCAAATTGCGAACTCCGCAGGACAAGAACCGCGCAAGCTTTCCTCCATGCAGCAGGAAAAAACCGAGCAGCGCATTGTGCGGCAAATTACCGCCTATATGCGGAATCATCTCGCCGAGCCGCTGTCGCTTGACGATCTCTGCCGGGAAGTGCATTTGGGAAAAAGCCGCTTAAAAGAAATCTTTAAAGCGCAAATTGGCACCAGCGCATTTGATTATTTTAAGCGGCTTAAAATTGCCGAAGCGAAAACCTTGATCCGCGAAGAACAGTACAATTTTACCGAAATTGCCGCCAAATTGGGATACGGAAGCATCCATTATTTCTCCAAAGATTTTAAAAAGGCGACAGGCATGCCTCCTTCCGAATATGCGCGTTCGGCAAAAGCGCGCGCGCAACTTTAA
- a CDS encoding MgtC/SapB family protein, giving the protein MENVWQISMWDLTLRILAAAALGGVIGFEREWNNHAAGLRTHILVCIGSSAIMLLSIYGFNQFVNELNVRVDPARLAAQVVSGIGFLGAGAIMRNGSIVSGLTTAASIWVVAAIGLCVGAGFYYVAVLSTVMVLISLFVLNKLEKNLLRNKKQQDVVICYYDGEQSLGEISNLFGQHDIQVVNVNIKPEESAARADDARTVMKAKFSIKMKTLEQLPQSLEHIRRNSHVISIETQNWNFHNQDMAKRDIAQ; this is encoded by the coding sequence ATGGAAAATGTTTGGCAAATCAGCATGTGGGATTTAACTTTGCGCATATTGGCGGCTGCTGCGCTGGGCGGCGTAATCGGCTTCGAACGGGAATGGAACAATCATGCCGCCGGGCTAAGAACACATATTTTGGTATGTATCGGATCTTCCGCCATTATGCTTTTGTCGATTTATGGATTCAACCAGTTTGTGAATGAACTGAACGTGCGGGTTGACCCGGCGCGGTTGGCGGCGCAAGTGGTTTCCGGCATCGGCTTTTTGGGCGCCGGGGCAATTATGCGCAACGGCTCGATCGTATCCGGCTTGACTACGGCCGCGTCGATTTGGGTTGTGGCGGCGATCGGCCTGTGCGTGGGCGCCGGTTTCTATTATGTAGCCGTATTGTCAACGGTCATGGTGCTCATCAGTCTGTTCGTTTTAAACAAACTGGAGAAAAATTTGCTGCGCAACAAAAAACAGCAGGATGTCGTGATTTGCTATTACGATGGCGAGCAGTCGCTCGGGGAAATATCCAACCTGTTCGGGCAGCATGATATTCAGGTGGTGAATGTGAATATCAAGCCGGAAGAATCGGCGGCGCGCGCGGATGACGCCCGGACCGTCATGAAAGCCAAATTCAGCATCAAAATGAAAACGCTTGAGCAACTGCCGCAATCACTTGAGCACATCAGAAGGAACAGCCACGTGATCTCGATCGAAACGCAAAACTGGAATTTCCATAATCAGGACATGGCGAAGCGGGACATAGCGCAATGA
- the bcp gene encoding thioredoxin-dependent thiol peroxidase — protein MAQVQIGQPVPDFTLPDSNGNEISLGGFRGQPVVLYFYPKDMTPGCTAESCDFRDAHADFSGAGAVVLGISPDPVKSHEKFAAKFGLPFPLLADTDHKVCELFDVWKEKSMYGKKYMGVERSTFLVDKHGTLVKEWRKVKVAGHVAEVLNEIKKLAGK, from the coding sequence ATGGCGCAAGTGCAAATTGGACAACCGGTGCCGGACTTTACGCTGCCGGATTCGAACGGAAACGAAATATCGCTGGGCGGTTTTCGCGGGCAGCCCGTGGTGCTTTATTTTTACCCGAAGGACATGACACCCGGCTGTACGGCAGAGTCGTGCGATTTTCGCGATGCGCATGCCGATTTTTCCGGCGCGGGCGCCGTTGTGCTCGGCATAAGTCCCGATCCGGTAAAGTCGCATGAGAAATTTGCCGCCAAGTTCGGACTTCCGTTTCCGCTTTTGGCCGACACCGATCATAAGGTATGCGAATTGTTCGATGTGTGGAAAGAGAAAAGCATGTATGGCAAAAAGTATATGGGCGTGGAGCGCTCGACGTTTCTCGTGGACAAACACGGCACGCTGGTGAAAGAGTGGCGCAAAGTCAAGGTCGCGGGGCATGTTGCGGAAGTGCTTAATGAAATCAAAAAGCTTGCCGGTAAATGA
- a CDS encoding PIN domain-containing protein, with the protein MEKLILDSDVVINWLTAEQETISGKPLWVAPATILELGERKAIQNELSFISLMEVRYALRRKKRWPQEEIESDLRRLQLIMTWIAPEAADVQQANSLQCEESLDPFDSLILAQAIGRDGQLITRDSAFAAIARKYVPVFTPEAYIDQCLLE; encoded by the coding sequence ATGGAAAAATTGATTCTTGACAGCGATGTTGTCATCAACTGGTTGACCGCCGAACAAGAAACTATTTCCGGCAAGCCGTTGTGGGTGGCGCCTGCGACAATTTTGGAATTGGGCGAGCGGAAGGCGATCCAAAACGAGCTTAGTTTCATCTCTTTGATGGAAGTTCGTTACGCGCTCAGAAGAAAAAAACGTTGGCCCCAAGAAGAGATTGAATCCGATTTGCGGCGGCTGCAGCTCATCATGACATGGATCGCACCGGAGGCAGCAGATGTACAACAAGCAAACTCCCTACAATGCGAGGAATCCCTGGATCCTTTCGACAGCCTCATTCTTGCGCAGGCCATAGGGCGGGACGGACAGTTGATCACGCGCGATTCCGCTTTCGCCGCAATCGCCCGCAAATATGTGCCCGTATTTACCCCGGAGGCGTACATTGACCAGTGTTTGCTTGAGTAA
- a CDS encoding AbrB/MazE/SpoVT family DNA-binding domain-containing protein — protein sequence MPEYSTLSSKGQLVIPKKIREAANFQPGDQLELTWQGERLEIRKIRKTAAKPEPSLVRELLGKYAATDEREREEENARLRALREHLYGKIDS from the coding sequence ATGCCGGAGTATTCCACATTGTCTTCAAAAGGGCAATTGGTCATCCCGAAGAAGATTCGCGAAGCGGCTAATTTTCAACCGGGAGACCAGTTGGAACTGACTTGGCAAGGAGAGCGGCTGGAAATTCGGAAAATACGGAAGACCGCGGCAAAACCGGAGCCAAGTCTGGTAAGGGAGCTGCTTGGGAAATACGCGGCAACGGATGAGCGGGAACGGGAAGAAGAAAATGCAAGGCTTCGGGCGTTGAGGGAACATTTATATGGAAAAATTGATTCTTGA